A single Candidatus Saccharimonadales bacterium DNA region contains:
- the ybeY gene encoding rRNA maturation RNase YbeY: MISFAVNQTSGRALPKRFWETWLRRIDNALKLSKQLHLSVGIVGETRMRNLNRMYRGQDRVTDILSFGDQEPDSDFLGELIICYPRARQQARQFGHSVEREFAVLLIHGILHLLGYKHDATPEADKMKRLEQRILGLK; this comes from the coding sequence ATGATTAGCTTCGCGGTTAACCAGACATCCGGGCGGGCATTGCCGAAACGTTTTTGGGAAACCTGGCTCCGCCGGATTGACAATGCTCTGAAGCTTTCAAAACAACTTCATCTCTCGGTCGGTATAGTCGGTGAGACCCGAATGCGCAATCTGAATCGGATGTATCGGGGACAGGATCGAGTCACCGATATTTTAAGTTTTGGCGATCAAGAGCCGGACAGTGATTTTCTGGGAGAGCTGATTATTTGCTACCCACGAGCCCGGCAGCAAGCCCGTCAATTCGGTCATTCGGTCGAAAGAGAGTTCGCGGTTTTGCTGATTCACGGGATTTTACACCTCTTGGGGTATAAACACGATGCCACGCCCGAAGCCGACAAGATGAAGCGCTTAGAGCAGCGCATTTTAGGTTTGAAATGA